In Martelella mediterranea DSM 17316, the following are encoded in one genomic region:
- a CDS encoding tripartite tricarboxylate transporter permease: MDIFVDILSGMTALADPYVIAFMVGGFLVGTFFGAMPGLTSVLAIALLLPITYTIDVVPALVMCASIFMAGMYSGSITATTINIPGAPSSVMTAIEGNALMKRGFGANALGHAALGSMIGGAIGAVLLMAFMPVAAEVSLLIRTPGKFSLVLFALVVIVIVDKDNIAKGFVATLLGVMIATVGIDVLQPIPRFNFGTETLVEGIDIMPLVIGAFAISEVLMQSENWKDNLSSTLEKAKGLKIRRRDFLPPRSEIREIGLLTYLRSSFIGYGIGILPGAGGSMAAFVSYAVARSSSRKPQEYGNGSREGIAAAETGNNAMCGGAFVPMLMFGIPGDPTTAIVLGVLVINGLQPGPRLLENQAELLGPMLGSLFFSALILIPLTLWLFGPWFIKIVSIPKGLLYTGIAVVALVGSYVATYSTFQMSLAALFGILAYFMRRQNYSTVSMLLGFILGPDLEEYLRRSLSLNDGNPMVFVTNPDSLFFLALTALFVWAILIRKPRRGRTVHDAQDAE, encoded by the coding sequence ATGGACATTTTCGTTGACATACTCAGTGGCATGACCGCCCTCGCCGATCCCTACGTTATCGCTTTCATGGTCGGTGGTTTCCTGGTCGGCACCTTCTTCGGCGCCATGCCGGGCCTGACCTCGGTGCTGGCCATCGCGCTGCTGCTGCCGATCACCTACACCATCGATGTTGTGCCGGCGCTGGTCATGTGCGCCTCGATCTTCATGGCGGGGATGTATTCGGGCTCGATCACCGCGACGACCATCAACATTCCCGGCGCGCCCTCCTCGGTGATGACCGCGATCGAGGGCAATGCCTTGATGAAAAGGGGCTTCGGCGCGAATGCGCTCGGCCACGCGGCACTGGGGTCGATGATCGGCGGCGCGATCGGCGCGGTGCTGCTCATGGCTTTCATGCCCGTCGCGGCCGAGGTCTCGCTGCTGATCCGCACGCCCGGCAAGTTTTCCCTCGTCCTGTTTGCGCTCGTCGTCATCGTCATCGTCGACAAGGACAACATCGCCAAGGGCTTCGTCGCGACGCTGCTCGGCGTGATGATCGCCACCGTCGGCATCGACGTGCTTCAGCCCATTCCGCGCTTCAACTTCGGCACGGAAACGCTGGTCGAGGGCATCGACATCATGCCGCTGGTGATCGGCGCCTTCGCCATCTCCGAGGTGCTCATGCAGTCGGAGAACTGGAAGGACAATCTCAGCTCGACCCTCGAAAAGGCAAAGGGTCTAAAGATCCGCCGCCGGGATTTCCTGCCGCCGCGCTCGGAGATCCGCGAGATCGGTCTCCTGACCTATCTGCGCTCGTCCTTCATCGGCTACGGCATCGGCATCCTGCCCGGCGCCGGCGGCTCGATGGCAGCGTTCGTGTCCTACGCCGTGGCCCGCTCGTCCTCCAGGAAGCCCCAGGAATACGGCAACGGCTCGCGCGAAGGGATCGCCGCGGCCGAGACCGGCAACAACGCGATGTGCGGCGGCGCCTTCGTGCCAATGCTGATGTTCGGCATTCCCGGCGACCCGACCACAGCCATCGTCCTCGGCGTGCTGGTGATCAACGGACTGCAGCCGGGTCCGCGCCTGCTCGAGAACCAGGCCGAGTTGCTGGGGCCGATGCTGGGCTCGCTGTTCTTCTCCGCGCTGATCCTGATTCCCCTGACGCTTTGGCTCTTCGGCCCATGGTTCATCAAGATTGTCTCGATCCCGAAGGGCCTGCTCTACACCGGCATCGCGGTGGTGGCGCTGGTGGGCAGCTACGTGGCCACCTACTCGACCTTCCAGATGTCGCTGGCGGCCCTGTTCGGCATCCTCGCTTATTTCATGCGCAGGCAGAACTACTCGACGGTGTCGATGCTGCTGGGCTTCATCCTCGGTCCTGACCTAGAGGAATATCTCAGGCGCTCGCTGTCGCTGAACGACGGCAACCCGATGGTATTCGTCACCAATCCGGACAGCCTCTTCTTCCTTGCGCTGACCGCGCTCTTCGTCTGGGCCATCCTGATCCGCAAACCCAGGCGCGGCCGGACCGTGCATGACGCGCAAGATGCCGAATAA
- a CDS encoding tripartite tricarboxylate transporter TctB family protein has protein sequence MPDRAPLCRTGVLLPLFFLIVTTVYLAAAFDIHSQFAGPGEMSPRSVPILMACLMYVALAAVFVGEFRKPTPDGPVRELLRPLLVIVATAGYIALFRLLGYWLSTLAFTCVLFSIFHFQLRKPHIFAICAIGVTALFYGLFAGIFGVRLPTLTQGFF, from the coding sequence ATGCCCGACCGTGCGCCGCTTTGCAGGACAGGCGTCCTGCTGCCGCTGTTCTTCCTGATCGTCACGACCGTCTATCTCGCTGCCGCCTTCGACATCCATTCGCAGTTCGCGGGTCCCGGCGAGATGAGTCCGCGCTCCGTGCCGATTCTTATGGCCTGCCTGATGTATGTCGCCCTCGCGGCGGTGTTCGTCGGCGAGTTCCGCAAACCCACACCCGACGGTCCTGTTCGCGAATTGCTGCGCCCGCTGCTGGTGATCGTCGCGACGGCGGGGTACATCGCGCTGTTCCGCCTGCTTGGCTACTGGTTGTCGACGCTTGCCTTCACCTGCGTGCTGTTTTCCATCTTCCACTTCCAGTTACGCAAGCCGCACATATTCGCGATCTGCGCCATCGGCGTTACCGCCCTGTTCTACGGGCTCTTCGCAGGCATCTTCGGCGTCCGGCTGCCAACCCTCACCCAGGGCTTCTTCTGA
- a CDS encoding Bug family tripartite tricarboxylate transporter substrate binding protein: protein MKLSFIGAIAAITTALAPVAALAEYPERDVRMVVPWGAGGGTDGIVRKVTTLAEEPLGGTIYVENIEGGNSATGVGQVMSARPDGYTIGALTYDSIVTVPWQGMLPSYQMDKLDLIARITSEADAIIVDADSDYQTLDDLIEAAKADPGNVRVGVQNLGGRVHLTLLQLQQLTGAEFRIVSYPGGAAPQKEALLSDEVDVVLTSLGDFANLIEDGTARGIVEFSDAKNPTYDVPTAEEAGIDLLNGSFIVLVAPAGTPEDVVASLEAAYHEAYDSPEFQDWLATIGVTPNWLAGDELDAWAEDTAQGLFTQMDGLVEAGVLTK from the coding sequence ATGAAACTCAGCTTCATCGGCGCCATTGCCGCCATCACCACGGCCCTCGCGCCGGTTGCCGCCCTCGCCGAATACCCCGAGCGCGACGTGCGCATGGTTGTGCCGTGGGGCGCCGGCGGCGGCACTGACGGCATCGTGCGCAAGGTAACGACGCTGGCCGAGGAACCGCTTGGCGGCACGATCTATGTCGAGAATATCGAGGGAGGCAACTCGGCCACCGGCGTCGGCCAGGTGATGAGCGCCCGGCCGGATGGTTACACCATCGGCGCACTGACCTATGACAGCATCGTGACCGTGCCGTGGCAGGGCATGCTGCCGAGCTACCAGATGGACAAGCTCGACCTTATCGCCCGTATCACCAGCGAGGCCGACGCCATCATCGTCGATGCCGATTCGGACTACCAGACGCTGGACGACCTGATCGAAGCCGCCAAGGCCGACCCCGGCAATGTGCGCGTTGGCGTTCAGAACCTCGGCGGCCGCGTGCACCTCACGCTGCTGCAGCTTCAGCAGTTGACCGGCGCCGAGTTCCGCATCGTCTCCTATCCGGGCGGCGCGGCGCCACAGAAGGAAGCGCTTCTCTCCGACGAGGTGGACGTGGTCCTCACCTCGCTCGGCGATTTCGCCAACCTGATCGAGGACGGCACCGCGCGCGGCATCGTCGAGTTCTCGGACGCCAAGAATCCGACCTACGACGTGCCCACCGCCGAGGAAGCCGGCATTGATCTTCTCAACGGCTCCTTCATCGTGCTGGTTGCTCCCGCGGGCACCCCGGAGGACGTGGTGGCCTCGCTCGAGGCGGCCTATCATGAGGCCTATGACAGCCCCGAGTTCCAGGACTGGCTCGCCACAATCGGCGTGACGCCGAACTGGCTGGCGGGCGATGAACTCGATGCCTGGGCCGAGGACACGGCGCAGGGGCTCTTTACCCAGATGGACGGACTTGTCGAAGCTGGCGTTCTGACGAAATAA
- a CDS encoding NIPSNAP family protein — protein sequence MIYDHRTYTCRPGTIRKHLTLYGEHGFDVQRRHLGEPIVYGAVETGDVNSYVHIWCYDDAADRAARRAALAADPEWQVYLKRSAEAGYLVSQVNQLLAPVPFFTPKRG from the coding sequence ATGATTTATGACCACCGCACCTACACCTGCCGTCCTGGAACCATCAGGAAACACCTGACGCTCTACGGCGAGCACGGGTTCGACGTGCAGCGTCGCCACCTTGGCGAGCCCATTGTCTACGGCGCGGTCGAGACCGGCGACGTCAATTCCTATGTTCATATCTGGTGCTACGACGATGCCGCCGACCGCGCGGCCAGGCGCGCGGCGCTCGCGGCGGACCCGGAATGGCAGGTCTACCTCAAGCGGAGCGCCGAGGCCGGTTACCTCGTCTCGCAGGTCAACCAGCTCCTGGCGCCGGTCCCGTTCTTCACGCCAAAGCGGGGCTGA
- a CDS encoding dihydrodipicolinate synthase family protein, translating into MSKTLADTCGLHVVAQTPFLDDGTLDLESIDTLSAFYYRHGAEGLTVLGVSGEAQKLTVDETIAVAARYVAAADGHRIIAGVSHPNLATLAEVTAQIMAEGADAVMICPPAGIRTDEDLLRYFEAVYARIGDVPTVLQDFPAASGVVMSVPAIDRLITAFPQIGVIKEEDFPSPIKVTRMRAELSRPVRILTGNNGQYLVQEMERGADGPMAGFSYPEMLSGVYDLMTEGKRAEAHDLFNRYLPLLKHEAQGQWGIALRKEMMRRRGALTSNALRGPGPKLTATDLAELDFLIGRMDLPEG; encoded by the coding sequence ATGTCCAAAACACTTGCCGACACCTGCGGCCTGCACGTTGTTGCACAGACGCCGTTTCTCGATGACGGAACCCTCGACCTTGAGAGCATCGACACGCTGTCAGCCTTCTACTACCGCCACGGCGCTGAGGGACTGACCGTGCTCGGCGTCTCGGGCGAGGCGCAGAAACTGACAGTGGACGAAACAATCGCCGTGGCCGCCCGCTACGTCGCGGCGGCGGACGGGCACCGGATCATCGCCGGCGTCTCGCACCCCAACCTCGCCACGCTGGCCGAGGTCACCGCCCAGATCATGGCCGAAGGCGCCGACGCGGTGATGATCTGCCCGCCCGCCGGCATCCGCACCGACGAGGACCTGCTGCGGTATTTCGAGGCGGTCTACGCACGGATCGGCGATGTGCCGACGGTGCTGCAGGATTTCCCCGCCGCTTCCGGCGTGGTGATGTCGGTACCGGCCATCGATCGGCTGATCACCGCCTTCCCCCAGATCGGCGTCATCAAGGAAGAGGATTTCCCGTCTCCCATCAAGGTCACGCGGATGCGGGCCGAGCTATCGCGCCCGGTGCGCATCCTGACCGGCAACAACGGTCAGTACCTTGTTCAGGAGATGGAACGCGGCGCCGATGGCCCGATGGCCGGCTTCTCCTACCCGGAAATGCTGTCTGGCGTCTACGATCTGATGACCGAAGGAAAGCGGGCCGAAGCGCACGACCTCTTCAACCGCTACCTGCCCCTGCTCAAGCACGAGGCGCAGGGCCAGTGGGGAATCGCCCTGCGCAAGGAGATGATGCGCCGCCGCGGCGCGCTGACCTCAAACGCCCTGCGCGGACCGGGGCCGAAGCTGACCGCGACGGACCTCGCCGAGCTCGACTTCCTCATTGGACGTATGGATCTGCCGGAGGGGTGA
- a CDS encoding GntR family transcriptional regulator: MQTPTMTLAFDMMRQETSIGRPMASSRIYNDLRQRILSLDLPPGTALTRADLAREYDVSQTPLRDAMQRLEQDGLIRIYPQSKTLVTRINLDQIREALFLRQALETEVAMKLATTPSPATMDRLREVIAMQRLVAADNTKLRRFQELDEYFHYVMFEGAGHPNLHALLRSQTGDMDRVRRLQTHSEERLGLILQGHERIVAAIESGVVEAAIREIRFHTHKPDDWADEYRALHEDYFI, from the coding sequence ATGCAGACACCAACAATGACCCTCGCATTCGACATGATGCGGCAGGAGACGTCGATCGGACGGCCAATGGCCTCTTCGCGGATTTATAACGATCTGCGACAGCGAATCCTGTCGCTTGACCTTCCCCCGGGGACCGCGCTGACGCGCGCCGACCTCGCACGTGAATACGATGTCAGCCAGACGCCGCTTCGCGACGCCATGCAGCGGCTCGAGCAGGACGGACTGATCCGCATCTACCCGCAATCCAAGACGCTGGTGACGCGCATCAACCTCGATCAGATCCGCGAGGCGCTTTTCCTGCGCCAGGCGCTCGAGACCGAGGTGGCGATGAAGCTCGCCACGACCCCTTCGCCGGCGACCATGGACCGGTTGCGCGAAGTCATCGCCATGCAGCGTCTGGTCGCCGCCGACAACACCAAACTGCGCCGTTTCCAGGAACTCGACGAGTATTTCCACTACGTCATGTTCGAGGGCGCGGGCCATCCGAACCTGCATGCCCTGCTGCGCTCGCAGACCGGCGACATGGACCGGGTGCGCCGCCTGCAGACCCACTCCGAGGAACGGCTCGGCCTGATCCTGCAAGGTCACGAGCGCATCGTGGCCGCGATCGAGTCGGGCGTCGTCGAGGCCGCGATCCGCGAGATCCGCTTCCACACCCACAAGCCCGATGACTGGGCCGACGAATACCGCGCCCTGCACGAGGACTACTTCATCTGA
- a CDS encoding 5-dehydro-4-deoxyglucarate dehydratase, with protein MIAPDALREIIRHGLLSFPVTPFDTEDRFAPKPFQAHLEWLKPHKVAGLIVAGGTGEMFSLTPEEIVSVVRAARETAGDAPVIAGCGYGVRMACDLARAIEAAGGDGILLLPHYLTEGPQEGVANRIRAVCRATKMAVIVYNRGQARISAETLEQLADECPNLIGFKDGTGDIDNVRRVTVRLGDRLAYIGGMPTHELFAQAYRGAGMATYSSAVFNFVPETALEFHGAFLAGDDARCEQLLKDFYYPFTKIRDRKPGYAVSAIKAGVALRGFETGHVRAPLTDLTDEEVEMMRELIKGRN; from the coding sequence ATGATCGCACCCGACGCGCTGCGCGAAATCATTCGCCACGGGCTTCTGTCCTTCCCCGTGACCCCCTTCGATACGGAGGATCGTTTCGCGCCGAAGCCATTCCAGGCGCATCTCGAGTGGCTCAAGCCCCACAAGGTGGCAGGGCTGATCGTGGCGGGCGGTACCGGCGAGATGTTCTCGCTCACCCCGGAAGAGATCGTCAGCGTGGTGCGCGCGGCGCGCGAGACGGCTGGCGACGCGCCGGTGATCGCGGGCTGTGGCTATGGCGTGCGCATGGCCTGCGATCTCGCCCGCGCGATAGAGGCGGCCGGCGGCGACGGCATCCTTCTTTTGCCGCATTACCTTACCGAGGGACCCCAGGAGGGGGTTGCCAACCGCATCCGCGCGGTTTGCAGGGCCACGAAAATGGCGGTCATCGTCTACAACCGCGGCCAGGCGCGGATCTCGGCCGAGACGCTCGAGCAACTGGCCGACGAATGCCCGAACCTCATCGGCTTCAAGGACGGGACCGGCGACATCGACAACGTCCGCCGCGTGACCGTGCGTCTCGGCGATCGGCTGGCCTATATCGGCGGCATGCCCACCCACGAGCTTTTCGCGCAGGCCTATCGCGGCGCGGGCATGGCGACCTATTCCTCGGCGGTGTTCAACTTCGTGCCCGAGACCGCGCTGGAATTCCACGGCGCTTTCCTCGCCGGTGACGATGCCAGATGCGAGCAGTTGCTGAAGGACTTCTACTACCCGTTCACGAAAATCCGCGACCGCAAGCCGGGTTACGCCGTCTCGGCGATCAAGGCCGGCGTCGCCCTGCGCGGCTTTGAGACCGGGCATGTACGCGCGCCGCTCACCGACCTGACCGACGAGGAGGTCGAGATGATGCGTGAACTGATCAAGGGACGCAACTGA
- a CDS encoding 2-hydroxyacid dehydrogenase — MPIGPVAVLEPASAQMRARIETLCDDFDLRFVSSIETDDMRTALQGATYAVTRGLRFPAELLAGAGALKMVHQWGTGVDGIPLDVARERGVTVARSPGVNAPTVAEATLALMLATLRRLPQVQQSFRGGAWNQPDLWREARDLGCCRVGLVGMGAIGREVLKRLSGFGCAVAYTKRSGPDNALEVPFKDFDALIGWADVISLHLPLTAGSKHLIDAKAIAAMKPGAVLINTARGGLVDEAALIDGLRSGQVGAAGLDVFETEPVTGPNPLLDMPNTVTLPHVAGRTLDNFDRMVRHWAGNIRAHAEGRAIDPDCIVVP, encoded by the coding sequence ATGCCGATCGGGCCCGTCGCCGTTCTCGAACCCGCCAGTGCGCAGATGCGCGCCCGGATCGAGACGCTGTGCGACGATTTCGACCTGCGCTTCGTCAGCAGCATCGAGACCGACGATATGCGCACCGCGCTTCAGGGCGCGACCTACGCGGTAACGCGGGGACTGCGCTTTCCGGCCGAGCTTCTGGCCGGGGCCGGGGCGCTGAAGATGGTGCACCAGTGGGGAACCGGCGTCGACGGTATTCCGCTGGACGTCGCCCGGGAGCGCGGCGTGACCGTCGCGCGCTCGCCCGGCGTGAACGCGCCCACCGTGGCCGAGGCGACGCTGGCGCTGATGCTGGCGACGCTCCGGCGCCTGCCGCAGGTGCAGCAAAGCTTCCGCGGCGGCGCCTGGAACCAGCCGGACCTCTGGCGCGAGGCGCGCGATCTCGGCTGCTGCCGGGTCGGTCTCGTGGGCATGGGCGCGATCGGCAGGGAGGTGCTGAAACGGCTCTCGGGCTTTGGCTGCGCGGTTGCCTATACGAAACGCTCGGGGCCGGACAATGCGCTCGAAGTGCCGTTCAAGGATTTCGACGCGCTGATCGGCTGGGCCGACGTGATCTCGCTGCACCTGCCGCTCACGGCCGGGTCTAAGCACCTCATCGACGCGAAGGCGATCGCGGCGATGAAACCGGGCGCGGTGCTCATCAACACCGCGCGCGGCGGACTGGTTGACGAGGCGGCGCTGATCGACGGGCTGCGCTCGGGTCAGGTCGGGGCGGCGGGGCTGGATGTGTTCGAGACCGAGCCGGTGACCGGGCCGAACCCGCTGCTGGACATGCCGAACACGGTAACGCTGCCGCATGTGGCGGGGCGCACGCTTGACAATTTCGACCGCATGGTGCGCCACTGGGCGGGCAATATCCGCGCGCATGCCGAGGGCCGGGCCATCGACCCGGACTGCATCGTGGTGCCCTGA
- a CDS encoding thiamine pyrophosphate-dependent enzyme, with product MAETVKRSGGQALVDQLLIHGADCAYCVPGESYLEVLDALYDVRDRFTLYNARHEAGAADMAEAYGKLTGRPGICMVTRGPGACQAAVGVHIAYQDSTPMILLVGQVGRETMDRESFQEIDYRQMFAPVAKWAAQIDSAARIPEYMARAFRVATSGRPGPVVLALPEDMLTDVVEVADAMPYTPSVPALSPGDAAAVMAALSKAERPLLLAGGPGWSDAGCAALLRFATDNRLPVATSFRRQDLIDNRSDVYVGDFGTGVAPSLVKRLAEADLLLVIGARLGEITTKTYSTLSVPTPAQTLVHIHVDANEIGRVYSPAVSAVSGPDAALSALTAQPAAAAPEDWCARLRAEYLSDSEPPPHDYPLDMGQAMADMRDLIPANAVVTLDAGNHTGWAQRFLRYGRPGRQIGSTCGSMGYAVPAAVAASLADPKRQAIAFVGDGGFMMSGMEIATAVQHGGRPIVLVFNNGTYGTIRMHQEREHPARVSGTDIAASDIGMISRGLGAAHERITETAEFRPALLRAFEHDGPTVIELMTDPEQISTRTTVSRLRGQQARTNS from the coding sequence ATGGCTGAGACCGTCAAGCGCAGCGGCGGCCAGGCGCTGGTCGATCAACTTCTGATCCACGGCGCCGACTGTGCCTATTGCGTGCCGGGCGAGAGCTACCTCGAAGTGCTCGACGCGCTCTACGACGTGCGCGACCGGTTCACGCTGTACAATGCGCGCCACGAGGCCGGCGCCGCCGATATGGCCGAGGCCTATGGCAAGCTGACGGGCAGGCCCGGCATCTGCATGGTCACCCGCGGTCCCGGCGCCTGCCAGGCTGCGGTGGGCGTGCACATCGCCTACCAGGATTCGACCCCGATGATCCTGCTCGTCGGTCAGGTCGGGCGCGAGACCATGGATCGCGAGAGTTTCCAGGAAATCGACTACCGCCAGATGTTCGCCCCCGTGGCCAAGTGGGCAGCGCAAATCGACAGCGCCGCACGCATCCCCGAATACATGGCCCGGGCGTTCCGCGTGGCGACCTCGGGCCGGCCCGGCCCCGTGGTGCTGGCGCTGCCGGAGGACATGCTGACCGACGTGGTCGAGGTCGCCGACGCCATGCCCTATACGCCCAGCGTCCCGGCGCTGAGCCCCGGTGACGCCGCCGCCGTGATGGCCGCCCTGTCGAAGGCCGAGCGGCCGCTGCTCCTGGCCGGCGGCCCCGGCTGGAGCGACGCTGGCTGCGCGGCGCTGCTGCGCTTCGCCACCGACAACCGGCTGCCGGTTGCCACAAGCTTTCGCCGTCAGGATCTGATCGACAACCGCTCCGACGTTTATGTCGGGGATTTCGGGACCGGCGTCGCGCCGAGCCTCGTCAAGCGGCTGGCCGAGGCCGACCTGCTGCTGGTCATCGGCGCGCGTCTCGGCGAGATCACGACAAAAACCTATTCCACGCTGTCCGTGCCGACGCCGGCGCAGACGCTGGTGCACATCCATGTCGACGCCAACGAGATCGGCCGGGTCTATTCGCCCGCGGTCTCGGCGGTCTCGGGCCCGGATGCGGCGCTCTCGGCGCTCACAGCCCAGCCGGCCGCCGCAGCGCCCGAGGACTGGTGCGCCAGGTTGCGCGCCGAGTATCTCTCCGACAGCGAGCCGCCGCCGCACGACTATCCGCTCGACATGGGCCAGGCGATGGCCGACATGCGCGATCTGATCCCGGCGAATGCGGTGGTCACGCTCGACGCCGGCAACCACACCGGCTGGGCGCAGCGCTTCCTGCGCTATGGCCGGCCCGGGCGGCAGATCGGTTCGACCTGCGGCTCGATGGGCTATGCCGTGCCCGCCGCCGTGGCGGCCTCGCTGGCCGATCCCAAGCGACAGGCCATCGCGTTTGTCGGCGATGGTGGCTTCATGATGTCGGGAATGGAGATCGCCACCGCCGTGCAGCATGGCGGGCGGCCCATCGTGCTGGTGTTCAATAACGGCACTTACGGCACCATCCGCATGCATCAGGAGCGCGAGCACCCCGCCCGCGTCTCGGGCACGGACATTGCCGCCTCGGACATCGGGATGATTTCGCGCGGGCTCGGCGCCGCGCATGAGCGGATCACCGAGACGGCTGAGTTCAGGCCCGCCCTTCTGCGCGCTTTCGAGCATGACGGCCCCACGGTCATCGAGTTGATGACCGACCCCGAGCAGATCTCCACCCGCACGACGGTCAGCCGTCTGCGCGGTCAGCAAGCCAGGACAAATTCATGA
- the araD gene encoding L-arabinonate dehydratase, giving the protein MTTEKTPDTLRSSRWFAPDDLRSFGHRSRMMQLGYAEEDFRGKPVIGILNTWSELNSCHGHFPERVQDVKRGVLAAGGFPVEMPALSVDESFTKPTSMLYRNMLAMETEEMIRSHPLDGVVLMGGCDKTTPGLVMGAVTAGVPMIFLPAGPMLRGHYKGRILGSGSDGWKYWDERRAGNVSDEEWLGIQGGIARSVGTCMTMGTASTMTAIADAMGLTLPGASSIPAADSGHKRMGSACGRRIVEMVWEDLTPEKIITAAAVRNAAIVAMATGCSTNAVVHLIAMARRAGVALTLDDLDTLGRVTPLIANVRPSGKDYLMEDFYYAGGLLALMKQIEERLDTSVTGVTGKPLSEALATAEVYNDDVIRALSNPVYHQGSLALLRGNLCPDGAVIKPAACDPKFHVHEGPALVFDSYPEMKAAIDDEDLDVTSDTVLVLRNAGPKGGPGMPEWGMLPIPKALIRRGYRDMLRISDARMSGTSYGACVLHVAPESFVGGPLALLKTGDIVRMDLPNRSLNMLVDEAELARRRAAWSPPEQRFQRGWGYMFSQHVTQADKGCDFDYLERGFGKAAGEPDIF; this is encoded by the coding sequence ATGACGACTGAGAAGACGCCAGACACGCTGCGATCCTCGCGCTGGTTCGCGCCCGACGACCTGCGCAGCTTCGGCCATCGCTCGCGGATGATGCAGCTCGGCTATGCCGAGGAGGATTTCCGCGGCAAGCCGGTGATCGGCATCCTCAACACCTGGTCCGAGCTCAACTCCTGCCATGGCCATTTTCCCGAGCGGGTGCAGGATGTCAAACGCGGCGTGCTCGCGGCCGGCGGTTTCCCGGTCGAGATGCCGGCGTTGTCGGTGGACGAAAGCTTCACCAAACCGACCTCGATGCTCTACCGCAACATGCTGGCGATGGAGACCGAGGAGATGATCCGCTCCCACCCGCTCGACGGCGTGGTGCTGATGGGCGGCTGCGACAAGACCACGCCCGGCCTCGTGATGGGCGCGGTCACAGCCGGCGTGCCGATGATCTTTCTGCCAGCCGGGCCGATGCTGCGCGGGCATTACAAGGGCCGCATCCTGGGCAGCGGCTCGGACGGCTGGAAATACTGGGACGAGCGCCGCGCCGGCAATGTCTCCGACGAGGAGTGGCTGGGCATACAGGGCGGCATCGCGCGCTCGGTCGGCACCTGTATGACAATGGGCACGGCCTCGACCATGACCGCCATCGCCGATGCCATGGGCCTGACGCTGCCCGGCGCCTCCTCGATCCCCGCCGCCGACAGCGGGCACAAGCGCATGGGGTCGGCCTGCGGGCGGCGCATTGTCGAGATGGTCTGGGAGGACCTGACGCCCGAAAAGATCATCACCGCCGCCGCCGTCAGGAACGCCGCGATCGTCGCCATGGCCACCGGCTGTTCGACCAATGCGGTGGTGCACCTGATCGCCATGGCCCGCCGCGCCGGCGTGGCGCTGACGCTTGACGATCTCGATACGCTCGGGCGCGTCACGCCGCTTATCGCCAATGTGCGACCTTCCGGCAAGGACTACCTGATGGAGGATTTCTACTATGCCGGCGGCCTGCTGGCACTGATGAAGCAGATCGAGGAGCGGCTCGACACCTCCGTCACCGGCGTCACCGGCAAGCCGCTTTCAGAGGCGCTGGCAACGGCCGAGGTCTACAATGACGACGTCATCCGGGCGCTGTCGAACCCGGTCTACCACCAGGGCTCTCTGGCGCTGCTGCGCGGCAATCTCTGCCCGGACGGCGCAGTGATCAAGCCCGCCGCCTGCGATCCGAAGTTCCACGTGCACGAGGGACCGGCGCTGGTGTTCGACAGCTATCCCGAGATGAAGGCGGCGATCGACGACGAGGATCTCGATGTCACCTCCGACACAGTGCTGGTGCTGCGCAATGCCGGACCCAAGGGCGGGCCGGGCATGCCGGAATGGGGCATGCTGCCCATCCCCAAAGCGCTGATCAGGAGGGGTTATCGCGACATGCTGCGGATTTCCGACGCGCGCATGTCCGGCACGTCCTACGGCGCTTGCGTGTTGCATGTGGCACCGGAGAGCTTCGTCGGCGGACCGCTGGCGCTGCTGAAGACAGGCGACATCGTGCGCATGGACCTGCCGAACCGCAGCCTGAACATGCTGGTGGACGAGGCGGAACTCGCGCGCCGTCGCGCCGCCTGGTCGCCGCCCGAACAACGCTTTCAACGCGGCTGGGGCTACATGTTCTCGCAGCATGTGACCCAGGCCGACAAGGGCTGCGATTTCGACTATCTCGAGCGGGGCTTCGGCAAGGCTGCGGGCGAGCCCGATATCTTCTGA